The genomic interval TGGCCGGCCAGCGCGCCGAAGAAGCGGGCGACCTCCCAGGTGATCGTCTCGTTCACCAGCTGGTCCCGCCCGCCCGCGAAGTGGCGGTACACGGTCGCCCGGGACACGCCGGCCTGGCGGGCCACGTCCTCCACCGTCGTCTTGGCCAGGCCGTAGCGTCCGACGCAGGCCAGGGTGGCGGCGAGGATCCGCTCCCGCGGCGTCACCCCGCCACTGTACGGCGGCGCGCGAGGATGGCCCGGTGGCGAAGGTCCTGCTGACGACGGACGGTTCCGACATCGCGCTCGAGGCCGCCCGCCGGGCGGTCGGCCTGCTCGGGGCGGGGAACGAGTACGAGGTGCTCTCGGTCACCCCGCCCCCGGTGGCCGTCGGCGCCCCGGGGGCGACGATCGACGCGATGACGGCGGCCGTCCCCAACCCGGAGACCGCCGTGCGCCTCGAGGAGGAGGAGCGCAGGGAGGCGGAGTCGGCCGTCGAGGCGGCGACGACCGCGCTCGGCATCGACGCCCGCGGCCGGGTGGCGGCCGGCGACCCCGCCGTCGAGATCTGCCGGTTGGCCCAGGAGGAGGGCTTCGACCTCGTCGTCGTCGGCTCCCACGGCCGGGGCTGGCTCCAGCGCGTGGTCCTCGGCTCGGTCAGCCACCACGTCGTGCAGCACGCGAAGGTCCCGGTGCTCCTCGTGCGCCACCTCGACGACGACGGGTAACCGGCGGCGGCGCCCCGCCCGCGCCGGCACAATGGACGGGCGAAGGGGAACGACGTGGCGGTCGACGACTGGGGTGGGTACCGCCTCGTCGAGCGGGTCGGCAGCGGCACGTTCGGCGAGGTCTGGCGTGCGTCCCACCGGTCGCGCCCGCACCTGCGCCGCGTCGCGCTGAAGCGGGCGCTCGCCACCGGCGGGGCGAGGACCGCCGACCTCCTGGACGAGGCGCGGGCCATCGCCGCGCTGCGCCACGAGCACGTCGTCGCCCTCCGCGACGTCGGCGAGCACGACGGCCGCGTGTACGTCGCCATGGAGATGATGGACGGCGG from Acidimicrobiales bacterium carries:
- a CDS encoding universal stress protein; the encoded protein is MAKVLLTTDGSDIALEAARRAVGLLGAGNEYEVLSVTPPPVAVGAPGATIDAMTAAVPNPETAVRLEEEERREAESAVEAATTALGIDARGRVAAGDPAVEICRLAQEEGFDLVVVGSHGRGWLQRVVLGSVSHHVVQHAKVPVLLVRHLDDDG